Proteins encoded within one genomic window of Kibdelosporangium phytohabitans:
- a CDS encoding MarR family winged helix-turn-helix transcriptional regulator — MVDARVRKELIDYLFVLYDHVRADLKGLLHELDLTDAQAAALWRLSDEQEMTARQLADRLHCDASTASSMIDRLERHGVVRRVPHPTDRRAKILRLTPRGCELRDQLVRYTTERSPFAGLAPSDQRRLHALLSQSAAGR; from the coding sequence ATGGTGGACGCACGAGTACGCAAAGAGCTGATCGACTACCTGTTCGTCCTGTACGACCACGTCCGGGCGGACCTCAAAGGACTGCTCCACGAGCTGGACCTGACCGACGCGCAAGCCGCCGCGTTGTGGCGGCTCAGCGACGAACAGGAGATGACCGCGCGTCAACTGGCGGACCGGTTGCACTGCGACGCCTCGACAGCCTCGTCGATGATCGACCGGCTGGAACGGCACGGCGTGGTCCGGCGGGTGCCGCATCCCACCGACCGCCGGGCGAAGATCCTGCGGCTCACGCCCCGCGGATGCGAGCTGCGCGATCAACTCGTCCGCTACACGACCGAACGATCTCCCTTCGCCGGCCTCGCCCCCAGCGACCAGCGCCGCCTGCACGCGTTGCTCAGCCAGTCGGCGGCCGGCAGATGA
- a CDS encoding SDR family oxidoreductase, with translation MSPKTAVVTGATSGLGLLTAHRLVQSGMNVVLVGRDAARLATVTAELRGFASYTADLSQRSQVRDLAAALAADGIRADVLVNNAGAAFPATRKPRTAWNAPTPSTTTRRSC, from the coding sequence ATGAGCCCGAAGACAGCGGTCGTCACCGGTGCCACCTCGGGCCTCGGACTGCTCACGGCCCATCGCCTGGTCCAGAGCGGCATGAACGTGGTCCTCGTCGGCCGGGACGCGGCGCGGCTCGCCACCGTGACCGCCGAACTGCGCGGCTTTGCCTCGTACACGGCGGACCTGTCCCAGCGGTCGCAGGTCCGGGACCTGGCGGCGGCGCTGGCGGCCGACGGGATCCGTGCCGACGTCCTGGTCAACAACGCGGGAGCGGCGTTCCCGGCTACGCGGAAACCCCGGACGGCGTGGAACGCGCCCACGCCCTCAACCACCACGCGCCGTTCCTGTTGA
- a CDS encoding helix-turn-helix transcriptional regulator, translated as MTSKPADAQRLSDLARLRRVRDRIDRDYAQPLDVEALARGVHMSAGHLSREFRRAYGESPYGYLMTRRIERAMALLRRGDLSVTEVCFAVGCSSLGTFSTRFTELVGVAPSVYRREALATAGMPSCVAKQVTRPIRSRETPSRT; from the coding sequence GTGACCAGCAAGCCCGCCGACGCGCAGCGACTGAGCGACCTCGCGCGGCTCCGGCGTGTGCGCGACCGGATCGACCGGGACTACGCGCAACCGCTGGACGTCGAGGCTCTCGCACGCGGTGTGCACATGTCGGCTGGGCACCTGAGCCGCGAGTTCCGGCGCGCGTACGGCGAGTCACCGTACGGGTATCTGATGACCCGGCGGATCGAGCGGGCGATGGCTCTGCTGCGTCGCGGTGACCTGAGCGTCACCGAGGTCTGTTTCGCGGTCGGCTGTTCGTCACTGGGCACGTTCAGCACCCGCTTCACCGAACTGGTCGGCGTTGCGCCCAGTGTCTACCGGCGGGAGGCCCTCGCGACCGCGGGCATGCCGTCCTGCGTGGCCAAACAGGTCACGAGGCCGATCCGCAGCCGGGAAACACCCAGCCGCACCTAG
- a CDS encoding MFS transporter, whose protein sequence is MVIGGTVGQRRSPSWWNLAPLVAGAFVVAVEGTVLTGVLPQLSRDLATSVSATGQALATYPLGYVVGAPLLAVFVGGRSQRNVCAAGLLIFAVGNLVSASSGSLVTLMAGRLISALGACVFIPNASARAVALGTRRRGRALSVMASGFTAATLVGAPLGVYTAALVGWRAVLVVVAAAAVLACLAQRLGSLGDNQVSGMTTRARLRFLGDRRLLSILVLTVVVVGGEFVVYAYISPLVDHQLVVADGTIATAIMLFGAGSTAGTLLGGFLVDRFGWSRVLTVSVVAIGTTLLVLPLAHNLVFLCACLMTWGLFGWTFTPAQSNRLLAVLPDNGAMVLTLNSSAVQLGVAGGGLLGGVAIDLWSPAVLPFVGAGLVWVSFVAVVASRRGAGVVTGDGPPPCRD, encoded by the coding sequence GTGGTCATCGGGGGGACAGTGGGGCAGCGCCGTTCACCGTCGTGGTGGAACCTGGCGCCGTTGGTAGCGGGCGCGTTCGTGGTCGCTGTCGAGGGCACCGTCCTGACGGGGGTGCTGCCGCAGCTCAGCAGGGATCTCGCCACGAGCGTCAGCGCGACCGGGCAGGCACTGGCCACGTATCCGCTTGGCTACGTCGTCGGCGCGCCGCTGCTGGCTGTGTTCGTCGGTGGACGGTCCCAACGGAACGTGTGCGCCGCCGGCCTGCTGATCTTCGCGGTGGGCAATCTCGTGTCGGCGTCCTCGGGCTCGCTGGTGACGCTGATGGCCGGGCGACTGATCTCGGCGCTGGGCGCCTGCGTTTTCATCCCCAACGCGAGCGCCAGGGCCGTGGCGCTGGGAACACGTCGACGTGGCCGTGCGCTGTCGGTCATGGCCAGCGGATTCACCGCCGCCACCCTGGTCGGCGCCCCACTGGGCGTCTACACCGCGGCGCTGGTCGGCTGGCGGGCAGTGCTCGTGGTCGTCGCAGCCGCCGCTGTGCTCGCCTGCCTCGCGCAACGCCTGGGCAGCCTCGGCGACAACCAGGTCAGCGGTATGACGACGCGCGCCCGGCTGCGGTTCCTCGGTGACCGACGGCTGCTGTCGATCCTGGTTCTCACAGTGGTGGTCGTCGGCGGCGAGTTCGTGGTCTACGCGTACATCTCGCCGCTGGTCGATCACCAGCTCGTCGTCGCCGACGGGACGATCGCGACGGCCATCATGCTGTTCGGCGCCGGATCGACCGCGGGCACACTGCTGGGCGGTTTCCTCGTCGACCGGTTCGGCTGGTCCCGCGTGCTCACGGTCAGCGTGGTGGCGATCGGCACCACCCTGCTGGTCCTGCCATTGGCGCACAACCTCGTGTTCCTGTGCGCGTGCTTGATGACGTGGGGACTGTTCGGGTGGACGTTCACGCCCGCGCAGAGCAATCGGCTGCTTGCCGTGCTCCCGGACAACGGGGCCATGGTGCTCACGCTGAACTCGTCGGCGGTGCAACTCGGTGTCGCCGGTGGCGGGCTGCTGGGCGGCGTGGCGATCGACCTGTGGAGCCCTGCCGTTTTGCCGTTCGTCGGCGCGGGTCTGGTCTGGGTGTCGTTCGTGGCCGTCGTGGCGAGCCGTCGCGGTGCGGGCGTGGTCACAGGTGACGGGCCACCTCCTTGTCGAGACTGA
- a CDS encoding helix-turn-helix transcriptional regulator produces the protein MTNSVISVAGVLGPAVARTAPGPRPAPQVVWAWRRLCRSGGRIRVAQLAAEVGWTRRHLLTRFREQIGLAPKTAARVIRFQHALRLLQHPERRLSLAGLAQTTGYSDQAHLTREFRALTGATPLELAAGWPYRGGT, from the coding sequence GTGACCAATTCCGTCATCAGCGTTGCCGGTGTGCTGGGGCCTGCTGTTGCCCGGACCGCGCCTGGGCCGAGGCCCGCGCCGCAGGTTGTGTGGGCGTGGCGGCGGCTGTGCCGGTCCGGTGGCCGGATCCGGGTCGCCCAGCTGGCCGCGGAGGTCGGCTGGACCCGGCGGCATCTGCTGACGCGGTTCCGCGAGCAGATCGGGCTCGCGCCCAAGACGGCTGCCCGTGTGATCCGCTTCCAGCACGCCCTGCGACTGCTCCAGCACCCCGAGCGCCGCCTGTCCCTCGCGGGCCTCGCGCAGACGACCGGCTACAGCGACCAGGCCCACCTCACCCGGGAGTTCCGTGCCCTCACCGGCGCCACACCACTCGAACTGGCCGCTGGCTGGCCGTACCGCGGGGGAACGTGA
- a CDS encoding LLM class flavin-dependent oxidoreductase, with translation MLIGVNVPNFGSGTDPASLRGWARTVEGLGFDLLMLSDHVVVTPDVAEQYPAPFYEPFTTLSWLAGITDHVMLGTTVLIAPYRHPLLVARMAANLNDLSGGRLVLGVGAGWARQEFAALGVPFERRGALTGELITTLREAWRDNGYRAGTIPIWLGGNSDAALRRAVRLADAWHPLRQTAQQWRDSLARLRELGDGLPKLAPRIFLRLTDDPPPQRRLGEGTVEQVVGDIEQLRADGAHAVVLDPDETLSPRTAWHALATVRKELS, from the coding sequence GTGTTGATCGGTGTGAACGTCCCCAACTTCGGCAGTGGCACGGACCCGGCGAGTTTGCGCGGCTGGGCGCGAACCGTGGAGGGCCTGGGCTTCGACCTGCTGATGCTGTCCGACCACGTGGTGGTGACGCCGGATGTCGCCGAGCAGTACCCGGCGCCGTTCTACGAGCCGTTCACCACCCTGTCGTGGCTCGCCGGGATCACCGACCACGTCATGCTGGGCACCACGGTCCTCATCGCGCCGTACCGGCATCCGTTGCTGGTCGCGCGGATGGCGGCGAACCTGAACGACCTGAGCGGTGGCCGCCTTGTCCTCGGGGTGGGGGCGGGCTGGGCGCGGCAGGAGTTCGCGGCACTCGGCGTGCCGTTCGAGCGGCGTGGTGCGCTGACCGGCGAGCTGATCACGACGTTGCGGGAAGCGTGGCGGGACAACGGATACCGCGCCGGGACGATCCCGATCTGGCTGGGCGGCAACAGCGACGCGGCGCTGCGGCGGGCGGTCCGGCTGGCTGACGCGTGGCACCCGCTTCGGCAGACCGCCCAGCAGTGGCGCGATTCCCTCGCGAGACTGCGCGAACTGGGGGACGGACTGCCGAAACTGGCCCCGCGGATCTTCCTGCGCCTGACGGACGACCCGCCGCCGCAGCGCCGCCTCGGCGAAGGCACCGTCGAGCAAGTCGTCGGCGACATCGAACAACTGCGTGCCGACGGCGCGCACGCCGTCGTCCTCGACCCGGACGAAACCCTCAGCCCGCGAACAGCTTGGCACGCACTGGCCACGGTACGGAAGGAACTCTCGTGA
- a CDS encoding nucleoside deaminase: MNEEHLRRAIALAAEAIAGGNPPFGSLLVGPDGTVLVEERNTTSTDNDITAHPELKLARWAARNLDKATAAGTTMYTSCEPCGMCAGALARSGIGNVVFALSGKQLNELRGFPGFPGVPTDGPHLYEEAIRPIDGY, translated from the coding sequence GTGAACGAAGAACACCTGCGGCGCGCGATCGCGCTGGCAGCGGAGGCCATCGCGGGCGGGAATCCGCCTTTCGGCTCCCTCCTGGTCGGGCCGGACGGCACCGTACTGGTCGAAGAGCGCAACACCACCAGCACGGACAACGACATCACTGCCCACCCCGAGCTGAAACTGGCCCGCTGGGCAGCGCGGAATCTCGACAAGGCGACCGCGGCGGGGACGACGATGTACACCAGCTGCGAGCCGTGCGGGATGTGTGCGGGCGCGTTGGCGCGGTCAGGGATCGGGAACGTGGTGTTCGCGTTGTCCGGCAAGCAACTCAACGAGCTGAGGGGCTTCCCCGGGTTTCCCGGGGTGCCGACCGACGGACCGCACCTGTACGAGGAGGCGATCCGTCCGATCGACGGGTACTAA
- a CDS encoding alpha/beta hydrolase family protein has translation MPPERKPRRLSRLAAALVLTATPSVVSATPAAATETDVTFTSDGNTLHATVLTPPGNPTGRPGVVFLAGAGSTSRWDHRAEAEAFAKAGIVSLVYDKRAGYSRATSTFSDLANDALSGVRLLRGRPEVAPSAVGLWGHSQGGWVAPLAASRSDEVSFVVAVGASGLNTARTQLWSNHTYLKHAGVAPELVGPIGHNLSRMLIAADMFGDTGHDPAATLAKVRQPLLGVFGEHDRSTAPGESLPLFRQALDQGGNKHYTLRVVPDANHNLRRSTDGFTRGSADFAPGYIDVMTSWINDRTDGSPPASADPPPAQDLPSEPVAALAWYESPALHLIAFGLMLVAFLAYPVSAAWHRLRGRRTTPSVRWPVRLLTAVGPIAALGTLAYLFFIVATGATAVTSTVLGRPPIWLALQLAALGVVAAAVATAVRWRRAQLIGRDRRRLGLALAGGVIFLPLAAYWGLYTV, from the coding sequence ATGCCACCCGAGCGCAAACCGCGCCGGTTATCCCGGCTTGCCGCCGCGTTGGTGCTGACGGCGACACCGTCCGTCGTCTCGGCCACTCCGGCAGCCGCCACCGAAACGGACGTCACCTTCACCAGCGACGGCAACACGTTGCACGCAACCGTGCTCACCCCACCGGGCAACCCCACAGGCAGGCCGGGCGTGGTTTTCCTGGCGGGCGCGGGATCAACCAGCCGCTGGGACCACCGCGCCGAAGCCGAGGCGTTCGCGAAAGCCGGGATCGTCTCCCTGGTCTACGACAAGCGCGCCGGATATTCCCGCGCCACCAGCACGTTCAGCGACCTGGCGAACGACGCGCTCAGCGGCGTCCGGCTGCTGCGCGGCCGTCCTGAGGTGGCGCCGTCGGCGGTCGGGCTGTGGGGACACAGCCAAGGCGGGTGGGTCGCGCCCTTGGCCGCGTCCCGCTCCGACGAGGTGTCCTTTGTGGTGGCGGTCGGTGCGAGCGGGCTCAACACCGCCCGCACCCAGTTGTGGAGCAACCACACCTATCTGAAGCACGCGGGTGTCGCGCCCGAACTCGTCGGTCCCATCGGACACAACCTGAGCCGGATGCTGATCGCGGCGGACATGTTCGGGGACACCGGTCACGACCCGGCGGCGACGCTGGCCAAGGTCCGGCAACCACTGCTGGGCGTGTTCGGCGAGCACGACCGGTCGACCGCACCGGGCGAGAGCCTCCCCCTGTTCCGGCAGGCGCTCGACCAGGGTGGCAACAAGCACTACACGTTACGTGTGGTGCCGGACGCGAACCACAACCTGCGGCGCAGCACCGACGGTTTCACCCGTGGTTCGGCCGACTTCGCACCCGGCTACATCGACGTGATGACGTCGTGGATCAACGACCGCACCGACGGCTCACCACCTGCCAGCGCCGACCCACCGCCCGCGCAGGACCTGCCGAGCGAGCCCGTCGCTGCACTGGCCTGGTACGAGTCGCCCGCGCTGCACCTCATAGCTTTTGGTTTGATGCTGGTGGCCTTCCTGGCGTACCCGGTCAGCGCGGCGTGGCATCGACTGCGCGGGCGCCGAACCACACCGTCAGTGCGTTGGCCCGTGCGACTTCTCACGGCCGTCGGGCCGATCGCCGCGCTCGGGACTCTCGCCTACTTGTTCTTCATTGTCGCCACCGGCGCGACAGCCGTGACCTCCACGGTGCTCGGACGGCCACCCATATGGCTGGCGCTGCAACTAGCGGCGCTCGGCGTAGTGGCTGCCGCTGTGGCCACGGCCGTACGCTGGCGACGCGCCCAGCTGATCGGCCGCGACCGGCGCAGGCTCGGGCTGGCGCTGGCCGGTGGCGTGATCTTCCTGCCGTTGGCGGCTTACTGGGGCTTGTACACGGTCTGA
- a CDS encoding ArsR/SmtB family transcription factor translates to MADSSDPRVADLGTAKALANPVRQRILRELDLVTEATSTTLAERLGMTTGATSYNLRVLAKYGLVEEVSELARGRERWWRKVRVDIRLGPTRDEQVKATVDQLNQLWLSQDIELFTRFRQQQARMGEWGDAMPYSRGSIQVTTAELAAFFEEYLTLLRKYQRDSADTPADARTVHTRFLAFPEPEETG, encoded by the coding sequence ATGGCCGACTCCTCCGACCCGCGCGTTGCCGATCTCGGCACGGCGAAGGCGCTGGCGAACCCCGTCCGGCAGCGGATCCTGCGCGAGCTGGACCTGGTGACCGAGGCGACCTCGACCACACTGGCCGAGCGGCTCGGCATGACCACCGGTGCCACCAGCTACAACCTGCGCGTGCTGGCCAAGTACGGGCTGGTCGAGGAGGTGTCCGAGCTCGCTCGGGGCCGGGAACGCTGGTGGCGCAAGGTTCGCGTGGACATCCGGCTCGGTCCGACGCGGGACGAGCAGGTGAAGGCGACTGTCGACCAGCTCAACCAGCTGTGGCTCAGCCAGGACATCGAGCTGTTCACCCGGTTCAGGCAACAGCAGGCCCGGATGGGCGAGTGGGGCGACGCGATGCCGTACTCCCGCGGCTCGATCCAGGTCACCACGGCCGAACTGGCGGCCTTCTTCGAGGAATACCTGACGCTGCTGCGCAAGTACCAGCGCGACAGCGCCGACACACCCGCGGACGCACGTACCGTGCACACCCGCTTCCTCGCGTTCCCCGAACCCGAGGAGACCGGCTGA